One stretch of Brassica napus cultivar Da-Ae unplaced genomic scaffold, Da-Ae ScsIHWf_871;HRSCAF=1237, whole genome shotgun sequence DNA includes these proteins:
- the LOC125606393 gene encoding uncharacterized protein LOC125606393 yields the protein MSAEQNKRELMMLNSETQHPPVMVSSRWNPTPDHLKALEEIYQQGTRTPSADHMKQITAQLRRYGKIEAKNMDVSEDLARDYPPRLYPEGASIFENKSINTNSHFSEIPRLRQAIGIDVWDNLKTYPVGLIAKLAESKLVWSGKTVHYLLCRQLRVYKKEIWSIVVDQPLRFSLIEFGEITCLNTNPLPEKSFEPDPENYKALWELLKVPLGYGPKFDELVEALTECPFWSADQRKWYGLLFLQAIGLYGLHHNCRIPFESAKRVFDDDALMTYPWGRTAYEFLVDSIKLLHPQGGSYTFSGFKDVLLVWAYESVTVFGELYGRKVNPDEIPLLRWGGSRTRASLATTIAKEMNDHGTVRVRKMVMKEGLEELFPQWKDEADDPQLDNLIKDIHADRFVRDFYVQSNEKNKKTKAGVSSEAEPPSKKQKKGKKQKEVKINEGETAVVEEKESAKEKGRSEAVLLNIVAHLEKLDRKFDSRLTEYDTKFGSFSRGLLDTIGDTVKTTVEERLRVLGVSNSSQPEGQNVMVSEDNQQPESNSGQPDGQNVMVSEDNRQPDSNSGQPASKTPIDKQSEDSQPQKTPDKGQSEKNLADDIAKADAKGMGAKLNSKVVRDKAAGVKKNLDSAFGNADATNADLVSDSPGKEPPFGRGCRGLGKRNNLAADLERNEAEKIPHGEAHEDIEFYRILITPRPWPIKEYGWLVQNHIAAYIRVLIQRSKQDPSPIWSKRVAFIDSWFLQSWVHDYKQFEAKPEMVKFKGSGYEGLANGLIPIDIQTKLRWFTDVDHLYGVLNTGGNHWVGFHVDLHKEKVDCYDSIVGEQTLESELRMLNFFRPLTGMIPAILNALIPDDIRVPAK from the exons atgtcaGCAGAGCAGAACAAGAGGGAGCTGATGATGCTAAACTCAGAGACTCAACATCCACCAGTAATGGTGAGCTCACGGTGGAACCCAACACCGGATCATTTAAAGGCTCTCGAAGAGATTTACCAACAAGGAACTAGAACTCCTTCGGCCGACCATATGAAACAGATTACCGCGCAGCTGAGACGGTACGGTAAGATCGAAGCCAAGAAC ATGGATGTTTCCGAAGATCTAGCAAGGGATTACCCTCCAAGACTTTACCCTGAAGGGGCTtctatttttgaaaacaaaagcattAATACGAATAGCCATTTTTCTGAGATCCCTCGACTTAGACAAGCAATTGGAATAGATGTGTGGGATAATCTGAAGACGTATCCTGTTGGATTGATTGCTAAACTGGCTGAGAGCAAATTGGTGTGGTCTGGTAAGACCGTACATTATCTACTTTGTAGACAGCTGCGAGTCTATAAGAAGGAGATTTGGTCTATCGTTGTTGATCAACCTCTCAGGTTTAGCTTAATAGAATTTGGTGAGATCACATGTTTAAACACAAATCCACTGCCAGAAAAAAGTTTTGAACCTGATCCAGAGAATTACAAAGCGTTGTGGGAGTTGTTGAAAGTGCCGCTTGGGTACGGACCCAAGTTTGATGAACTTGTAGAAGCTTTAACGGAGTGTCCATTCTGGAGTGCTGATCAGCGGAAATGGTATGGGCTGTTGTTTCTTCAAGCCATTGGACTTTATGGCTTGCATCATAATTGTAGAATACCCTTTGAAAGTGCAAAAAGAGTATTCGATGATGACGCCCTGATGACTTATCCTTGGGGTCGGACTGCCTATGAATTTCTTGTTGATTCTATCAAGTTGTTGCATCCACAAGGAGGGTCGTACACCTTTAGCGGCTTCAAGGACGTGTTATTGGTTTGGGCGTATGAATCTGTCACAGTGTTCGGAGAGCTTTATGGCAGAAAAGTGAATCCAGACGAAATTCCGCTTTTGCGATGGGGTGGAAGTCGTACTCGTGCAAGTCTTGCTACTACAATAGCTAAGGAGATGAATGATCATGGAACG GTGCGTGTGAGGAAAATGGTGATGAAGGAGGGTCTAGAAGAGCTGTTTCCTCAGTGGAAGGATGAAGCAGATGACCCACAACTTGATAACCTAATTAAAGATATACATGCAGATAGGTTTGTTAGAGATTTTTATGTGCAATCGAatgagaagaacaaaaaaacgAAGGCTGGAGTTTCGTCAGAGGCTGAGCCACCctcaaagaagcagaagaaaggtaagaaacagaaggaggTGAAAATCAATGAGGGTGAAACTGCTGTTGTAGAGGAGAAGGAGAGTGCAAAGGAGAAGGGTCGTAGCGAAGCGGTTCTGCTGAACATAGTTGCTCATCTCGAGAAGTTGGACCGAAAATTTGACTCGAGATTAACAGAATACGACACCAAGTTTGGATCTTTTTCCCGAGGCCTTTTGGATACCATTGGAGATACAGTGAAAACTACAGTTGAAGAGCGTCTGAGAGTTTTGGGGGTGTCCAATAGTAGTCAACCTGAAGGTCAAAACGTGATGGTCTCAGAAGACAACCAACAGCCGGAGTCCAATAGTGGTCAACCTGATGGTCAAAACGTGATGGTCTCAGAAGACAACCGACAGCCGGACTCCAATAGTGGTCAACCTGCATCTAAGACCCCTATTGATAAACAGTCCGAAGACAGCCAACCGCAAAAGACCCCTGATAAAGGCCAATCTGAGAAGAATCTGGCAGATGATATTGCTAAAGCTGATGCGAAAGGTATGGGAGCAAAGCTGAATTCGAAGGTTGTCAGGGATAAGGCTGCTGGGGTGAAAAAGAACTTGGATTCGGCGTTTGGTAATGCCGATGCAACAAATGCTGATTTGGTCTCTGATTCTCCTGGTAAGGAACCACCATTCGGACGCGGTTGCAGGGGCTTAGGGAAAAGAAATAACTTAGCGGCTGATTTGGAGAGGAATGAAGCTGA GAAAATTCCACATGGAGAAGCTCACGAGGATATTGAGTTCTACAGAATCCTCATCACTCCAAGACCTTGGCCCATCAAAGAATATGGATGGCTGGTTCAAAAT CATATTGCTGCGTATATTAGAGTCCTCATTCAAAGGTCCAAACAAGATCCCAGCCCAATCTGGTCCAAGCGCGTTGCCTTTATAGACTCTTGGTTCCTTCAATCATGGGTTCACGATTATAAGCAGTTCGAAGCCAAACCGGAAATGGTCAAATTCAAAGGAAGTGGTTACGAGGGGTTAGCAAACGGTTTGATCCCCATAGACATTCAGACAAAGTTGCGGTGGTTTACAGATGTAGATCACTTGTACGGAGTGCTTAATACTGGCGGCAATCATTGGGTGGGTTTTCACGTGGATCTGCATAAAGAGAAGGTTGATTGCTATGATTCAATCGTTGGAGAGCAAACACTCGAAAGTGAGCTGAGAATGCTAAATTTCTTTAGGCCGCTTACTGGTATGATCCCTGCGATTCTGAATGCCCTTATTCCTGATGATATCCGAGTCCCTGCCAAGTAA